The Methanobacterium sp. BAmetb5 genome includes a region encoding these proteins:
- a CDS encoding N-acetyltransferase yields MIKLLESHEVDEVMDVWLETTISAHSFISKKYWTDNYQPLKEGYIPVSTNFIYKKEGIIRGFISVRDNFFIGALFVLEKHQGKGIGGELLDYCKSRYHYLELSVYIYNVKAVRFYQRHGFLIKSMQPNENSGFMEYIMSWEKINKNE; encoded by the coding sequence ATGATTAAACTATTAGAATCCCATGAAGTAGATGAAGTTATGGATGTATGGCTGGAGACCACCATATCTGCCCACAGCTTCATATCCAAAAAGTACTGGACTGATAATTACCAGCCCCTTAAAGAGGGTTATATACCTGTTTCCACTAATTTTATCTACAAAAAAGAGGGGATAATAAGGGGTTTCATCAGTGTTCGGGATAATTTCTTTATTGGTGCACTGTTCGTTCTGGAAAAGCACCAGGGAAAGGGTATAGGTGGAGAACTTCTGGATTATTGTAAATCACGTTATCACTACTTGGAACTGAGTGTTTACATATACAATGTAAAGGCAGTGAGATTTTACCAGCGACATGGATTTCTTATTAAATCCATGCAACCCAATGAAAATTCAGGGTTCATGGAGTACATCATGTCATGGGAAAAAATAAATAAAAATGAGTAG
- a CDS encoding carbon-nitrogen hydrolase family protein, translating into MKDHFKVALCQMRVVEDKNENIARALEMTRQAAPQVDLVILPEMWNCPYETRLFPEYAEEVDSSPSLDAISQVAKREKIHILAGSIPEKDKGKIYNSSFLFNPQGEIIGRHRKVHLFDIDVPGKIRFKESETLSPGDQITVVDTPLCRIGICICYDIRFSELLRLMALKGAQLMIIPGAFNLTTGPAHWEALIRVRAMDNQVYLAAASPSRDLNASYVAYGHSMVADPWGTVIAEAGTGEEILYASFDLDRISQTRQELPLLKNRRTDLYLIKDK; encoded by the coding sequence ATGAAGGACCATTTCAAGGTTGCACTGTGTCAAATGAGGGTTGTTGAAGATAAGAATGAAAATATAGCCCGTGCACTGGAAATGACTCGCCAAGCTGCCCCCCAAGTGGACCTGGTAATACTTCCCGAGATGTGGAATTGTCCCTACGAAACCAGACTATTTCCAGAATATGCTGAGGAAGTAGATAGCAGCCCCAGCTTAGATGCCATTTCCCAGGTTGCTAAGCGGGAAAAAATTCATATCCTTGCTGGTTCTATTCCGGAAAAAGATAAGGGTAAGATCTATAATTCCAGTTTCCTTTTCAATCCCCAGGGGGAGATAATTGGCCGGCATCGCAAAGTTCATCTTTTTGATATTGATGTACCGGGTAAAATCAGATTCAAAGAATCAGAAACCCTTTCTCCAGGTGATCAAATTACCGTGGTGGACACACCACTGTGCCGGATCGGTATTTGCATCTGTTATGATATCCGTTTCAGTGAATTACTGCGCTTAATGGCTCTGAAAGGGGCTCAATTAATGATTATCCCGGGGGCTTTTAATCTCACCACAGGCCCCGCTCACTGGGAAGCGTTAATAAGGGTGAGGGCCATGGATAACCAGGTTTACCTGGCTGCTGCATCACCATCCCGAGATCTTAATGCCTCCTACGTAGCCTACGGTCATTCCATGGTGGCTGATCCCTGGGGAACAGTTATTGCTGAAGCAGGAACCGGAGAAGAAATATTATATGCTTCCTTTGATCTGGATAGAATATCCCAGACCCGACAGGAACTTCCGCTTCTTAAAAACAGACGCACTGACCTTTACCTAATTAAGGATAAATAA
- a CDS encoding succinylglutamate desuccinylase/aspartoacylase family protein translates to MKKGTSLYPKKKSRSNKKILLLNGKFLVTGLFLLVLCTLILMNIPYENPPLATGLEVASSPNYKITIVDNSTGGDVSSNTVLMDNINQTPVTMEIVTAAKQGTPMIVLGDGSRPRIMLVAGVHGGELPPQVAALNLINELNGKKIKGTVYIIPFAIPLNTAAGTRTPNDTDPDRVAHNPGTPLNNIINTSLKCDVTLLADFHSAQPNDIPGKNCIIYYPQNNKSQELAQYIGNRTGSPLVEVGPYPGVLSTVSNLNGITSVVCEVLSSHNKMDSGSLNLSYQYMKAVLDYSGVYKTN, encoded by the coding sequence ATGAAAAAGGGGACATCATTATACCCTAAGAAAAAATCCAGGTCCAATAAAAAAATCCTGTTACTCAATGGAAAATTTTTGGTTACAGGACTCTTTCTCCTAGTTCTGTGCACCCTCATTTTAATGAATATTCCCTATGAAAACCCACCACTGGCTACGGGGTTAGAAGTGGCCAGTTCACCTAATTACAAGATAACGATTGTAGATAACTCCACCGGTGGGGATGTGTCCAGTAACACGGTTTTAATGGATAACATCAACCAGACACCGGTAACCATGGAGATTGTGACGGCCGCTAAACAGGGCACCCCCATGATTGTATTGGGAGATGGAAGCCGTCCCCGTATCATGCTGGTTGCTGGAGTTCACGGGGGAGAATTACCCCCACAAGTGGCCGCCCTCAACCTCATAAATGAACTCAATGGGAAAAAAATCAAGGGCACAGTGTACATTATTCCCTTTGCCATCCCCCTTAACACTGCCGCTGGCACCAGAACCCCTAACGACACAGACCCTGATAGGGTGGCCCATAACCCGGGAACTCCTCTAAACAATATAATCAACACTTCCCTCAAGTGTGATGTTACCTTGTTGGCTGATTTCCACTCCGCACAACCCAACGACATCCCGGGAAAAAATTGCATTATATACTATCCTCAGAATAATAAAAGCCAGGAGTTAGCCCAGTACATTGGAAATAGAACCGGATCACCCCTGGTGGAAGTGGGACCATACCCCGGTGTTCTTTCCACAGTAAGCAATCTGAATGGTATCACCTCGGTGGTGTGTGAAGTTCTATCCTCGCACAATAAAATGGATTCCGGGAGCTTGAATTTATCCTACCAATATATGAAGGCAGTTTTAGATTATTCTGGAGTTTATAAGACTAATTAA
- a CDS encoding HEAT repeat domain-containing protein, producing the protein MSDDNNNQLLKELTDDDPQKRIEAAEKLGEAKSPDAIGPLIEALNDDNPKVRYASAKALGVIGDPAIEPLVTILKSEEGNIRRYATLALKDIKSDTVVDHLVEALNDEDWSVRKFASKALGEIGNPAAVDPLIETLTDEDWGVRVAAVKALGDIGDERGIDPIKKARRAATGDKEFKKAANKALKKIPKK; encoded by the coding sequence GTGTCAGATGATAATAATAATCAATTATTGAAAGAATTAACAGATGATGATCCGCAAAAAAGAATAGAAGCTGCCGAAAAATTGGGTGAAGCAAAAAGCCCCGATGCCATTGGCCCACTTATCGAAGCTTTAAATGATGATAATCCAAAGGTCCGCTATGCCTCAGCCAAAGCATTGGGAGTGATAGGAGACCCGGCCATAGAACCTCTGGTAACCATATTAAAAAGTGAAGAAGGTAATATTCGCCGGTACGCCACCCTGGCCCTTAAGGATATTAAAAGTGACACCGTGGTTGACCATCTGGTGGAAGCCCTGAATGATGAGGATTGGAGTGTGCGCAAGTTCGCCTCCAAGGCACTGGGTGAGATAGGTAACCCTGCTGCCGTGGACCCCCTTATTGAAACCCTTACTGATGAAGATTGGGGTGTGAGGGTAGCCGCAGTTAAAGCACTAGGGGATATTGGTGATGAACGGGGTATTGACCCCATCAAAAAAGCCCGCCGTGCAGCAACCGGGGATAAAGAGTTTAAAAAAGCAGCCAATAAAGCTTTGAAAAAGATACCCAAGAAGTAG
- a CDS encoding response regulator, with protein sequence MQPGMRNPVKILLIEDNLGDIRLIEEVFKDAQIDNQMQVALDGEMAMEMLRKEGEHSHAIRPDLVLLDLNLPKKDGREVLKEIKADKSLKCIPVLVLTTSTAEDDLVEAYQNNANCYITKPFDLNHFIRVVGIIEDFWLNIVKFPLNE encoded by the coding sequence ATGCAACCAGGTATGAGGAATCCAGTTAAAATATTATTAATTGAAGACAACCTGGGAGATATTCGCCTAATTGAAGAAGTGTTTAAGGATGCCCAGATCGATAACCAGATGCAGGTGGCTCTGGATGGGGAGATGGCCATGGAAATGCTTCGAAAAGAAGGCGAACATTCCCATGCCATCCGGCCGGACCTGGTCTTACTGGATTTAAATTTACCAAAAAAGGATGGAAGGGAAGTACTTAAAGAAATTAAAGCTGATAAAAGCCTTAAATGTATTCCGGTTCTGGTATTAACCACTTCCACTGCTGAAGACGATCTTGTAGAGGCATACCAGAATAATGCCAATTGTTACATTACCAAACCCTTTGACCTAAATCATTTCATTAGGGTGGTTGGAATCATAGAGGATTTCTGGCTTAACATTGTAAAATTCCCCCTAAATGAATGA
- a CDS encoding DUF488 domain-containing protein produces the protein MIQIKRAYKEVSKDDGFRILVDRLWPRGLSKEKLKIDLWLKEIAPSPELRKSFGHDPDKWDWFRTSYMEELKEKSELISRVKKLGQEKGKVTLVYAAKDEKHNNAVVLQELVK, from the coding sequence ATGATTCAAATTAAAAGAGCATATAAGGAAGTAAGCAAGGATGATGGCTTTAGGATACTGGTAGATCGTCTGTGGCCCCGGGGACTGAGCAAGGAAAAATTAAAAATAGACCTATGGCTCAAGGAGATAGCACCCTCCCCTGAACTTCGAAAATCATTCGGGCACGATCCTGATAAATGGGATTGGTTCCGAACCAGTTATATGGAAGAATTAAAGGAAAAATCCGAGTTAATATCCCGTGTTAAAAAATTGGGACAGGAAAAGGGAAAGGTAACCCTGGTTTACGCTGCCAAGGATGAAAAACATAACAACGCCGTGGTTCTCCAGGAACTAGTTAAATAG
- a CDS encoding TIR domain-containing protein — protein MFQEDMKIYHLFISHNGEGDEEYLTFIQRLIEARDFEWEDHGIPGNNSSEELKKQIEAAEVVIILSGLYARHHDLIQEQVNIAQKLGKPLVLIRPYGMEEVPGELEKIASGVVGWNRVCIVDRILEALE, from the coding sequence ATGTTTCAGGAGGACATGAAAATTTATCATCTGTTTATCAGCCACAATGGCGAAGGAGACGAGGAATACCTAACCTTTATCCAGCGGCTCATCGAAGCACGTGATTTTGAATGGGAAGACCATGGAATCCCCGGGAATAACAGCAGCGAAGAATTGAAAAAACAGATTGAAGCAGCCGAGGTGGTAATCATTCTCTCCGGTCTATACGCACGACATCATGATTTAATCCAGGAGCAGGTGAATATTGCCCAAAAACTGGGAAAACCCCTGGTTTTAATTCGTCCTTATGGAATGGAAGAAGTTCCAGGGGAATTGGAGAAAATAGCCAGTGGTGTAGTGGGCTGGAATAGGGTGTGTATTGTAGATAGGATCCTGGAAGCCTTAGAATAG
- a CDS encoding PAS domain S-box protein encodes MMNDNNNGWNDQNRMKILKNEISNLKKEIAFKDEIFEITPNYILIIGLDSEILEVNDSVKNLNYRVDDAEGPAQLSQLNIIPSNEFYKYTQSIDSIFNNKINEPFESFFLGNGGEIRYVKVDISPVKAEDEIIAISILARDITDLKLMEDSLQESWAIQEATLESVSNGIVVVNNHKKVICYNQKFLEMWNIPEELLDFDENHILNHISASLEDPVEFQEIIKNIYQHPHENSTQILRFKDGRVYKAYSQPHITDHTITGRVWSFQDITHLKKTKESLKESVAYYKTIFEHSGTATLIIEEDNTISMVNSESEKILGYPPYEVMGKKTWLDFVVPECQEQMREYRELRYKNSKLAPDNYEFRLVDKKGEVKEIMANICIIPGTKRILASILDVTKRNEVLEKITDSENKYRTLAEAVEDFIFMFDKNERLEYINEYAARKWKLNRQEVMGKPRSEIFPPEENELQSKYIQRVLAIKKTLRGENLVTMCPDSMWLDTALIPLKNNGDDVEKVLCVARDITERKEYELLLGRQNEIHKSMGTILTEAILSETEEELSQTCLTVCQDITGSEFGFICERDEHGSFQTRAISEDILTTHNLQNIDFYPLLRKLNIKIIWEELKTNKKPLIYNHFSPPKVNSLAEAKFPKNILMAPLLKNGEFMGLIGLCNKKTDYDFSDSKAMESISTTIVEALLRKRAEEKLKKALQDKEMLVREIHHRTKNNLMIMASLLNLTSADIEDEKARAIFHQIQTRAKSMALIHEKLYQSTNSKEINFGEYIRHLSRDLFHTFLREPGRVQLVLGLEDLNLDIDTAIPLGLILNELLTNSMKYAFPEERYGTITVKFYKKDEKYVMKVDDDGIGLPSDLDVDKTDTLGLQLIKNLIGQIDAEIKIKVDHGTQVTIKFSEQDYLS; translated from the coding sequence ATGATGAACGACAACAATAATGGTTGGAATGATCAAAACCGGATGAAAATATTGAAAAATGAAATATCAAATCTAAAAAAGGAAATCGCCTTTAAGGATGAAATCTTTGAGATCACCCCTAACTACATCCTGATAATCGGATTAGACAGTGAGATCTTAGAGGTGAATGACTCTGTAAAAAATTTGAATTACCGGGTAGATGACGCCGAGGGTCCAGCCCAGCTTTCACAGCTCAACATTATACCTTCCAACGAATTTTATAAGTACACTCAATCTATTGATTCTATTTTTAATAACAAAATTAATGAACCCTTTGAATCATTCTTTTTAGGTAATGGGGGAGAAATTAGATATGTTAAAGTAGATATTTCCCCAGTAAAAGCAGAGGATGAGATAATAGCCATCTCAATTTTGGCCAGGGACATAACCGACCTTAAATTAATGGAAGATTCACTACAGGAGTCATGGGCTATTCAAGAGGCCACCCTGGAATCTGTTTCCAATGGAATTGTAGTGGTAAACAACCATAAAAAAGTAATTTGTTACAATCAGAAATTCCTGGAAATGTGGAATATCCCGGAAGAATTACTTGATTTTGATGAAAACCATATATTGAACCATATCTCAGCCAGTTTAGAAGATCCAGTGGAGTTTCAAGAAATTATAAAAAACATATACCAGCACCCCCACGAGAACAGCACCCAAATTTTAAGATTCAAGGATGGACGAGTTTATAAAGCTTATTCACAACCACATATCACTGACCACACCATAACTGGAAGAGTATGGAGTTTTCAGGACATTACACACCTTAAAAAGACTAAAGAATCATTGAAAGAATCTGTTGCTTACTACAAAACCATATTTGAACACTCTGGAACCGCAACTCTCATTATCGAGGAGGATAACACCATATCCATGGTTAACTCAGAATCAGAAAAAATCTTAGGTTACCCTCCCTACGAGGTCATGGGAAAGAAAACATGGCTTGACTTTGTAGTTCCCGAGTGCCAGGAGCAGATGAGGGAATATCGGGAGTTAAGATATAAAAATTCTAAATTAGCTCCAGATAACTATGAATTCCGTCTGGTTGATAAAAAGGGCGAAGTTAAAGAGATAATGGCTAATATTTGCATTATTCCCGGAACAAAAAGGATTTTAGCTTCTATCTTAGATGTAACCAAACGAAACGAAGTTTTAGAAAAAATTACAGACAGTGAAAATAAATACAGAACACTGGCCGAAGCTGTGGAAGACTTTATCTTTATGTTTGATAAAAACGAGCGTCTGGAGTACATCAATGAATACGCTGCCCGCAAATGGAAACTTAACCGTCAAGAGGTTATGGGCAAACCACGTAGCGAAATATTCCCCCCTGAAGAAAATGAACTACAGAGCAAGTATATTCAGAGAGTACTGGCCATAAAAAAGACCCTGAGAGGTGAAAACTTGGTCACCATGTGCCCGGACTCCATGTGGCTGGACACCGCCCTCATCCCCCTGAAAAATAATGGTGATGATGTGGAAAAAGTTCTGTGTGTGGCCCGAGACATCACCGAAAGGAAAGAATACGAATTACTGTTAGGACGACAGAATGAAATTCATAAATCCATGGGAACAATCTTAACTGAAGCAATCTTATCCGAAACAGAAGAAGAACTAAGCCAGACATGTTTGACTGTTTGTCAAGATATTACCGGTAGTGAATTCGGTTTTATCTGTGAAAGGGATGAACATGGCTCCTTCCAGACCAGAGCTATCAGTGAAGATATTCTAACCACTCACAATTTACAAAATATTGATTTTTATCCCCTGCTCCGCAAGCTCAATATCAAAATCATATGGGAAGAACTTAAAACCAACAAAAAACCCCTGATTTACAACCATTTCTCTCCCCCTAAAGTCAATTCTTTAGCTGAAGCTAAATTTCCAAAAAATATCCTCATGGCTCCACTGTTAAAAAATGGAGAATTTATGGGACTCATTGGTTTATGCAACAAAAAAACCGACTACGATTTTTCTGACAGTAAAGCCATGGAAAGCATTTCCACCACAATTGTAGAAGCATTACTCCGTAAAAGGGCAGAAGAAAAGTTAAAAAAGGCATTACAGGACAAGGAAATGCTGGTGCGGGAAATCCACCACAGAACCAAAAACAACTTGATGATCATGGCCAGCCTCCTCAACCTCACCTCTGCGGATATTGAAGATGAAAAGGCCAGGGCGATATTCCACCAGATCCAGACCCGGGCCAAATCCATGGCTCTCATCCATGAAAAACTCTATCAATCCACGAACTCCAAAGAAATCAACTTTGGAGAGTACATACGACACCTCTCCCGTGATCTATTCCACACCTTCCTAAGAGAACCAGGGAGGGTGCAACTGGTACTGGGACTGGAGGATTTAAACCTGGACATTGACACAGCCATACCACTGGGCCTCATACTAAACGAGCTTCTAACCAATTCCATGAAGTATGCATTCCCTGAAGAAAGGTACGGTACCATCACCGTTAAATTTTACAAAAAGGATGAAAAATACGTGATGAAAGTGGACGATGACGGAATTGGATTACCCTCCGACTTGGATGTAGATAAAACTGATACTTTAGGATTACAGTTGATTAAAAATCTTATTGGTCAGATAGACGCCGAAATCAAGATTAAAGTAGATCATGGAACACAGGTAACCATTAAATTTTCTGAACAAGACTATTTATCCTGA
- a CDS encoding sensor histidine kinase, producing MAESTVESFGLACDYNGKIIEIFYDNLGLGSFKIGEPFLKIEDEGSQEKAQDFIERIKNEDAVYDWELTLRFEDELMVAHVSGFLVNQNMLIFGAKSADGAFHFMEHLTQVNHEQSSALRGVMKYFTTQFQEQEAKEAKIYEELGRLNNDLTNAQRELTKKNIQLEQLNQQKEMLIKEVHHRVKNNLMIISSLLNLQSSYLKDEESKEIFKESQNRAKSMALIHERLYRSTDLKNIDFKEYITTLANDLYRTYVKDPGRIGLQLNIQEVNIDINSAIPLGLILNELVTNSMKHAFPGDSGGKISISFGKDEDEFVLKVSDDGIGFPPDLDYTKTNSLGMQLVTSLTSQLNGKLKLENSHGSQFTITFKELGV from the coding sequence ATGGCAGAGAGCACGGTGGAATCCTTTGGCCTGGCCTGCGATTACAATGGGAAAATCATTGAAATTTTCTATGATAACCTGGGATTAGGATCTTTTAAAATAGGAGAACCTTTCCTGAAAATCGAGGATGAAGGGAGCCAGGAAAAGGCACAGGATTTTATTGAAAGAATAAAAAATGAAGATGCTGTTTACGACTGGGAATTGACATTAAGATTTGAAGATGAATTGATGGTTGCACATGTCTCCGGGTTCTTAGTAAACCAGAATATGCTGATTTTTGGGGCAAAATCCGCTGATGGCGCTTTTCATTTCATGGAACACCTAACCCAGGTTAACCATGAACAAAGCAGTGCTCTTAGGGGGGTTATGAAGTATTTCACCACCCAATTCCAGGAGCAGGAAGCTAAAGAAGCTAAGATTTATGAAGAACTGGGCCGCCTCAATAATGATCTCACCAATGCCCAGCGGGAGTTAACTAAAAAGAATATTCAACTTGAACAGTTAAATCAGCAGAAGGAAATGCTCATAAAGGAGGTACACCACCGGGTTAAAAACAATTTAATGATCATCTCCAGCCTCCTAAATCTCCAGTCAAGTTACTTAAAAGATGAAGAATCTAAAGAAATATTCAAGGAAAGCCAGAACCGAGCTAAATCCATGGCTTTAATCCATGAACGCCTGTATAGATCCACTGATCTTAAAAATATTGACTTCAAGGAGTACATAACCACCCTGGCCAATGACCTGTATCGCACCTATGTTAAGGACCCCGGTAGAATTGGCCTCCAACTGAACATCCAGGAAGTGAATATTGATATCAACTCTGCCATCCCCCTGGGCTTAATCCTGAATGAGTTAGTAACCAATTCCATGAAACACGCATTTCCCGGCGACAGTGGAGGCAAAATTTCCATATCCTTCGGTAAAGACGAAGATGAATTCGTTTTAAAGGTTAGTGATGATGGAATAGGATTTCCTCCTGACCTGGATTATACTAAAACCAACTCATTGGGCATGCAACTGGTAACCAGTTTAACCAGCCAGTTAAATGGAAAATTAAAACTTGAAAATAGCCACGGATCTCAGTTTACAATTACCTTTAAAGAACTGGGAGTTTAA
- a CDS encoding PAS domain S-box protein — MYENPVKLLLIEDNPGDMVLIREMLKDVQSIHFNFLHADNLQGGLTILDKEDVDVLLLDLHLQDSHGIHTFITTNKKAPNTPIIILTGLADEELAIKAVSKGAQDYLVKGQIESQLLVKSIQYAMERKNIERKLRESEEKYRLMVEKAQSGVFLMDSHHKLTYVNQSIANLLGYKVSEMLQKDISHFTDRDGQKLIRYHLNQKESGRSNAYELKLQNKQGIYLHVLVSSTPLFKPNGSYLGAISILTDISSRKSVERSLMDALREKDENFFLIMGSMIEAMKPLIQNDYRDEHMDKFA, encoded by the coding sequence ATGTATGAAAATCCGGTCAAACTCCTGCTTATTGAAGATAACCCGGGAGATATGGTTCTGATAAGAGAGATGCTTAAGGATGTACAGAGTATTCATTTTAATTTTCTCCATGCGGATAATCTCCAAGGGGGATTAACCATACTGGATAAAGAAGATGTGGATGTTCTGTTGCTCGATCTTCATCTCCAGGATAGTCACGGTATCCACACCTTCATCACCACCAATAAAAAAGCCCCAAACACTCCCATAATCATATTAACCGGCCTTGCTGATGAAGAATTAGCTATTAAAGCAGTGAGTAAAGGTGCTCAGGATTACCTGGTTAAAGGACAGATTGAAAGTCAGTTACTGGTTAAATCCATCCAGTATGCAATGGAACGCAAGAATATTGAACGTAAATTAAGGGAAAGTGAGGAAAAATACCGGTTAATGGTGGAAAAAGCCCAGTCTGGTGTTTTTTTAATGGATTCACATCACAAATTAACCTATGTCAACCAATCCATTGCTAACCTGCTGGGTTATAAAGTATCAGAAATGCTTCAAAAGGATATTTCCCACTTCACGGACCGTGATGGTCAAAAATTGATCAGATACCATCTGAACCAGAAGGAAAGTGGCCGAAGCAATGCCTATGAATTAAAATTACAGAACAAGCAGGGCATCTATTTACATGTCCTGGTTTCATCCACCCCTTTATTCAAACCAAATGGGAGCTATTTAGGTGCAATTTCCATTCTCACTGATATAAGTTCACGGAAAAGTGTAGAAAGGTCATTAATGGATGCTTTAAGGGAGAAGGATGAGAATTTCTTCCTGATCATGGGCAGCATGATCGAGGCCATGAAACCCCTAATCCAAAATGATTACCGGGATGAACACATGGATAAATTTGCCTGA
- a CDS encoding B12-binding domain-containing protein: MDQFEEESGQFFPLAKNYMDTLLNLRRNEASDMIIQAVEEGTSIKDIYMHVFEASQHEIGRLWQTNQITVAHEHFCTAATQSIMSQLYPYIFSTQKNGHQMVAACAAGEMHEMGLRMVADLFEMEGWDTYYLGANTPNESILQTIIDIKPDLVALSASIHYNLQTLMDLIKLIRNTPDISEIKIMVGGRPFLLAPKLWEKIGADGCSPNAVEAITLAEKIISS; encoded by the coding sequence ATGGATCAATTCGAAGAGGAATCTGGTCAATTTTTTCCGCTGGCTAAAAATTATATGGATACCCTTTTAAATCTCAGGAGAAATGAAGCCAGTGATATGATAATACAGGCAGTGGAAGAAGGAACATCAATTAAAGATATTTATATGCATGTTTTTGAGGCATCTCAGCACGAGATAGGTCGCCTGTGGCAAACCAATCAAATAACCGTGGCCCATGAACACTTCTGTACGGCAGCCACCCAGAGTATCATGTCCCAGCTTTATCCCTATATATTTTCCACGCAAAAAAATGGCCACCAGATGGTGGCAGCGTGTGCTGCAGGGGAGATGCACGAAATGGGGTTAAGAATGGTGGCGGACCTATTTGAAATGGAAGGCTGGGATACCTACTACTTGGGGGCCAACACACCCAATGAAAGCATCCTGCAAACCATCATTGATATAAAACCAGATTTGGTTGCTCTGTCAGCATCTATACATTACAACCTGCAGACGTTGATGGATTTAATAAAATTAATCAGAAACACGCCGGATATATCAGAAATTAAGATAATGGTTGGGGGCAGACCCTTTCTCCTGGCACCGAAACTATGGGAGAAAATAGGGGCAGATGGGTGCTCCCCTAATGCTGTAGAGGCCATAACCCTGGCTGAAAAGATAATTTCATCATAG